The sequence below is a genomic window from Oscillospiraceae bacterium.
CATGGGAAGCTAATCGTCGATCCCCCTGCAGCTCAAGTGGTACAGCGGATTTTTGATCTTTTTGAAGGCGGTATGGGCAAAATTAAGATCGCCAAGGTACTCAACGAGGAAGGTGTACCATGTCCAAGCGAATACAAGCGCCTCAACGGAGAGCGATATAACAATGGGCGAAGGATTCAAAATACAACCTATTGGACGTACGCCACTATCCATCGGATGCTTCAGAATCAAATGTATGCCGGTAACTTGGAGCAGGGGCGCAACTATCGTCCACAACTTCATGGTAAAGCGAAGCAACTGGAACGGAACCAATGGATCGTCGTTTCGGGAACCCACGAGGCCATCATAGACGCGGAACAGTGGGAACGGGTACAATCGCTGCTATCCAAGGATACGCGGACATTGGACTTTGATAAGAACGTCAGCCCTTTTGCGGGGTTTCTTCGCTGCGGAGATTGCGGTCGGGCTATGAGCAAGACAAACCATCCGGGTGGAGTCTATTACTGCTGTGGCTCCTATAAGCGATACGGTCCCACCGTGTGCAGCAGGCACGGAATTAGTCAAAAGGAACTGGAAGAAATCCTCCTGTACGATTTGAACCAGATTATCCAGGCTGTGGGTGATTTGAAGGAATTGACTGCACAAGCCGCTGAGAAGCCGGTGAAACAGCGTAACCTCCAAGCCGAGCGGGAGCGTTGCCGGGGGGTATTGGATCGTCTGTACCGTCTGAAGAAGGTTTCTTATGAGGACTTTAAAGATGGCTTGCTAAGTAGGGAAGACTACCTTCGGTATAAGGATGACTACGAGCGGCAGGAGAGGCAGCTTACGGTTCAGATGGAGCAACTCTGTGACCCAGAGGGTGAGGACAATGTACTTCATAAGCCGTGGGTGGAGAGTTTGCTGAGGCACGGAAAGCTGATGGAGGTGGATCGCTCCACTTTGGCCGAGACGGTGGAAAAGATTCTGATATTTGAGG
It includes:
- a CDS encoding resolvase; its protein translation is MPRKSRNERIAAATVRCWRTAEYSRLSREDGDKVESDSITHQRMLLDDFVETHPELILVDRYEDDGYTGTNFDRPDFQRMLKDIEAEKVNCIIVKDLSRFGRDYIDVGRYLERWLPEHGVRFIAIGDNVDSESGPYDMLLPVKNVFNEQYARDISKKVKSAVKTKQRRGEFVGAFPSYGYRKDPENHGKLIVDPPAAQVVQRIFDLFEGGMGKIKIAKVLNEEGVPCPSEYKRLNGERYNNGRRIQNTTYWTYATIHRMLQNQMYAGNLEQGRNYRPQLHGKAKQLERNQWIVVSGTHEAIIDAEQWERVQSLLSKDTRTLDFDKNVSPFAGFLRCGDCGRAMSKTNHPGGVYYCCGSYKRYGPTVCSRHGISQKELEEILLYDLNQIIQAVGDLKELTAQAAEKPVKQRNLQAERERCRGVLDRLYRLKKVSYEDFKDGLLSREDYLRYKDDYERQERQLTVQMEQLCDPEGEDNVLHKPWVESLLRHGKLMEVDRSTLAETVEKILIFEDGRIEITYTFADDLGILGTGKEDVV